In one Aricia agestis chromosome 5, ilAriAges1.1, whole genome shotgun sequence genomic region, the following are encoded:
- the LOC121727108 gene encoding lipase 1-like produces MFRRLLTLALIEVLCSGARCFHIRYIIESKRSQLDPEIFLNTTEILQKYNYQPETHYVYTEDGFELKLFRVRRSGPPVVLVHGIGDSSDGWVVAGPKYSLAFLLADAGYDVWLFNCRGNRYSRGHTRDIPKEEYWDFSFEEIGALDLPATVDYVLSATRSPKLTYVGYSQGSTTFLVLCSLRPEYNRKIDQAVLLAPVAWLVNIKHPLVGVVSRNIDALSSFFKQKKIYELANRGELNQLYHAEVCNVSSPLNTLCLLEISLIFGLNSLTDLVSDRLPIITTHTAAGFSTKTLLHFVQAVNSKRFCRFDYGEALNLRRYSSPKPPDYDVSRVTVPMTMFVSESDWFASPEDVKILRNRVRGKVRYIPIDKSLKFTHLEFIFGSRMNDIVNGPVLEILNTLR; encoded by the coding sequence ATGTTTCGGCGACTCCTGACGCTCGCACTGATCGAGGTCCTGTGCTCCGGAGCTCGGTGCTTCCACATTCGATACATAATCGAAAGTAAAAGAAGTCAATTGGATCCGGAAATATTCCTGAACACCACTGAGATCCTACAGAAATATAACTACCAACCGGAGACGCACTACGTGTACACGGAGGACGGATTCGAGTTGAAATTGTTTCGGGTGCGGAGAAGCGGCCCACCCGTCGTGCTGGTGCACGGCATAGGCGACAGCTCCGACGGCTGGGTCGTAGCGGGCCCCAAATACTCCCTGGCTTTCCTCCTGGCGGACGCCGGCTACGACGTTTGGCTGTTCAACTGCCGAGGCAACAGATACAGCAGGGGCCACACCCGAGATATTCCAAAGGAGGAATACTGGGACTTCAGCTTCGAAGAAATCGGAGCCCTGGACCTTCCCGCGACGGTGGACTACGTGCTGTCCGCGACCCGCAGCCCCAAGTTGACGTACGTCGGCTACTCGCAGGGGTCCACGACGTTCTTGGTCCTGTGCAGCCTCCGACCGGAGTACAATCGTAAAATAGATCAGGCCGTTCTGCTCGCCCCCGTGGCTTGGCTGGTCAATATAAAACACCCGCTCGTGGGTGTCGTTTCCAGGAATATTGACGCGCTGAGCTCGTTTTTTAAGCAGAAAAAGATATACGAGCTGGCCAACAGAGGGGAGCTGAATCAACTGTATCACGCCGAGGTGTGCAACGTATCGTCGCCGCTCAACACGCTGTGTCTCCTGGAAATCAGCCTTATTTTTGGGCTGAACTCCCTCACGGATTTGGTGAGCGACAGACTGCCGATAATCACGACGCACACGGCGGCGGGCTTCTCTACCAAAACCCTCCTCCATTTCGTCCAAGCTGTCAACAGCAAGCGGTTCTGTAGGTTCGATTATGGCGAAGCTCTGAACTTGCGGAGGTATTCCTCGCCGAAACCACCGGATTATGACGTCTCCCGCGTGACTGTTCCCATGACAATGTTCGTGAGTGAATCGGACTGGTTTGCCTCCCCGGAGGACgtgaaaatattaagaaaccGCGTAAGAGGTAAAGTGAGGTATATCCCGATAGATAAATCCCTGAAGTTTACTCACTTGGAGTTTATATTTGGATCGCGTATGAATGATATTGTAAACGGACCTGTTTTGGAAATACTTAACACTTTAAGGTAG
- the LOC121727302 gene encoding molybdenum cofactor sulfurase-like, producing the protein MKELSEVISSYEMNNIVKQFTRLKDHCYLDNAGAALYPESLIKAVSDDFTTNIYMNPHSDIRSQECIDDVRNLILRHFHTNASEYSVVFTSGATQSLRLVAESFRFSPKNERGAFVHLCDNHTSVLGLRELVKLDAVEIFPIPHDNFIETLTSDDISDDSGQEKTSNALLVYPAQNNFNGHKYPIDRMDDIRRGCLDKFVNRNGEKKKYDWHILLDAASFVSTSNLDLTVVKPDFVCLSFYKIFGYPTGLGALLVKNDSIPVLNEKKYYGGGTVDTVLNSDTFFARKKDLSEGFEDGTISFLSIMALKHCFNALNKLIPKAVNNNAMETISLHTFHLAKEFYNRLEDLKHQNGRKAIVFYMDTDFTDIKKQGGIVTFNIIREDGSFVGYNEFESKSVTRKISVRTGCFCNSGSCQRHFQLSNKEIRDRYEAGHKCGGETDLIDGVPTGAVRVSFGYYNTYADVDNIMNMITECYVTPKIMSEKALPKGFVRPHMITQIPCKGTTKQNYIDPPKKFTKTLKEIIIYPIEHCGPYTIKSNWRLGSEGLEYNKTWKIITTNNTVLNENSKRLLSKICPEFDLNYNNLILHYPGTSSICIPLEEYIVYSSICVDEETIEHDCGDKIATWISNVANCPNLRLVKIIRNVSRKSNPFESLSKMIIMTNEYHFMDHTFDYKSIKANLVVDMPPESFTGDWDKIVIGNHEFKVEGYYSQSLKINTECNSEIALNQPKICSKDLVLAVYLSYLGSLNGCYKNLEINSQVQPLLRNQQRSEVEDRKLNNDNIIFSKESKTLKTKINNLLFNRQRKFEVTAL; encoded by the exons ATGAAGGAGCTAAGTGAAGTGATCTCCAGCTATGAAATGAACAACATTGTTAAACAGTTCACCAGACTTAAGG ATCACTGCTACCTCGACAATGCCGGAGCCGCTCTGTACCCCGAGAGTCTCATTAAGGCCGTGAGCGACGACTTCACCACCAACATCTACATGAACCCGCACTCCGACATACGCTCCCAGGAATGTATCGATGATGTACGGAACCTCATCCTTCGacacttccatacaaacgcttCCGAGTACAGCGTCGTCTTTACCTCCGGTGCGACGCAATCGCTGAGACTCGTCGCTGAGTCATTCAGGTTCAGCCCCAAAAACGAGCGCGGGGCTTTTGTGCACCTTTGCGATAATCACACCTCGGTCCTCGGTTTACGAGAGTTGGTGAAATTGGACGCTGTTGAAATCTTCCCGATTCCACACGACAATTTCATCGAGACCCTGACTAGTGATGATATTAGTGACGATAGTGGGCAAGAGAAAACGAGTAATGCACTACTAGTGTATCCAGCTCAAAATAACTTCAATGGACACAAGTATCCGATCGATCGTATGGACGATATAAGGAGAGGATGCTTAGATAAATTTGTGAACAGGAATGGCGAAAAAAAGAAGTACGATTGGCACATTCTTCTGGATGCTGCGTCGTTTGTTTCTACGAGTAACTTGGACCTCACTGTAGTGAAGCCAGATTTTGTTTGCCTCTCGTTTTACAAGATATTCGGGTATCCGACGGGATTAGGAGCTTTGCTAGTGAAAAACGACAGTATACCTGTTTTAAATGAGAAGAAATATTATGGCGGAGGCACAGTAGATACTGTGCTAAACAGTGATACATTTTTCGCAAGAAAAAAGGATCTAAGTGAAGg GTTCGAAGATGGTACCATATCTTTTTTGTCGATAATGGCTCTCAAACATTGTTTTAATgctttgaataaattaatacCCAAAGCAGTTAATAACAATGCCATGGAAACTATATCTCTACACACTTTTCACCTAGCTAAAGAATTCTATAATAGATTGGAGGATTTAAAACATCAGAATGGAAGAAAGGCAATCGTGTTTTATATGGATACAGATTTTACTGATATTAAAAAACAGGGTGGCATTGTTACGTTTAATATAATAAGAGAAGATGGAAGCTTTGTCGGATACAATGAG TTTGAAAGTAAATCAGTTACGCGGAAAATTTCGGTTAGGACCGGATGTTTCTGCAATTCCGGTTCCTGCCAAAGGCACTTCCAGCTGTCCAATAAAGAAATAAGGGACAGGTACGAAGCCGGTCACAAATGCGGTGGAGAAACTGATCTTATAGACGGCGTACCGACAGGGGCAGTGCGAGTGTCCTTCGGGTACTACAACACTTATGCAGACGTCGACAACATAATGAATATGATCACTGAATGCTACGTGACACCGAAAATTATGAGCGAAAAAGCCCTACCAAAAGGATTCGTAAGGCCGCACATGATTACACAAATTCCATGTAAGGGTactacaaaacaaaattacatcgACCCACCGAAAAAGTTCACAAAAACCctgaaagaaataataatatatccaaTCGAGCATTGCGGACCGTACACAATCAAATCCAATTGGAGATTAGGCAGCGAGGGTTTAGAATATAACAAAACGTGGAAGATCATTACTACGAATAACAcagttttaaatgaaaatagcAAGCGgctgctgtcaaaaatttgcCCAGAGTTCGATTTAAATTACAACAACTTAATCTTGCACTATCCAG ggACCAGTTCCATATGCATTCCTTTAGAAGAGTACATAGTTTACAGCTCGATATGTGTCGACGAAGAGACCATAGAACATGACTGTGGAGATAAAATAGCAACATGGATATCTAACGTTGCTAACTGCCCAAACTTGCGACTCGTTAAAATAATACGAAACGTATCTAGAAAGTCAAATCCTTTCGAATCCCTGtcaaaaatgataataatgacAAATGAATATCATTTTATGGACCACACGTTCGACTATAAAAGTATCAAAGCAAATTTAGTTGTAGATATGCCTCCAGAGTCTTTTACTGGAGATTGGGATAAAATCGTCATTGGAAATCATGAATTTAAG GTAGAAGGATATTACTCTCAAAGCTTAAAAATAAACACAGAATGCAACAGCGAGATAGCTTTAAACCAACCGAAAATCTGTTCAAAGGATCTTGTTTTGGCCGTATATTTAAGCTACCTTGGAAGTCTTAATGGTTGTTATAAGAATCTAGAAATTAATTCCCAAGTACAGCCGCTATTACGAAACCAACAGAGAAGTGAAGTAGAAGATAGAAAATTAAATAACGACAATATTATTTTCTCCAAAGAATCAAAAACTCTCAAAACTAAgatcaataatttattatttaatagacAAAGGAAGTTTGAAGTGACTGCACTTTGA